The Candidatus Liberibacter solanacearum CLso-ZC1 genomic interval CTGTTACCACACTTTTTCCAGTCGATTGGACATGGATAACAGCCCTCTGAACAACCCTTTGAAAACTAGAGGTAGGCCTGCACTCTACATGAAGATCATCTTTTAATTTATTAGAAGAGTCATTGTCTATGTAATTCAGCAGGTTGTCTTTTAGCACCGCAAGATTAACGTTACAAGAAAGCATAACCGCTGCTGCATCTGAATCATCAATGAGAGCCAATAACAAATGTTCTAACGTCGCATATTCGTTATTTTTCTCGGTGGCTAAAACCAATGCCTGGTGTAAAACTTTTTCAAGGTTTTCTGAAAAAAAAGACAAAAATTAATCCTTACTTATGTTCCATAATACACTGGAGGGGATGCTGGTTTTGTCGAGAATAGTTCATTACTTGATTCACTTTCATCTCGGCAATTTCATATGCATAAACACCACACTCACCTATTCCCTGATGATGAATCTTTAACATAATGGACTTTGAACTTTCATGATCTTTATGAAAAAATTTCTGCAAAACATGAATAACAAATTCCATAGGGGTATAATCATCATTAACGAGCAAGACTCGGTATAATCTTGGCGCTCGAACCTTAGAAGAAATCTCTTCTTTAGTATTTATACAACTATCAGTCCTAGCCACTCCTTTTTCATTCATATGGTTTTTAGCCATAAAAACAAACGATATTGCTACCACGAATCTCATCCTTCTCTTACCCGACGATATACGTAATCCTCATCAAAAAGATATATAAACCTTCCACCATTCACAAAAAATATTTTTATTATTTAAATCCAATTAAAAAACAAAGCTTTCAAAATTTTAAAATAATATTTTTGGTTATCCTATTGATAAGATTTAAAGATCCTCTTCTAAAATAGACATAGCAAAATGATATGATATCTCTCCTTCGTCATTATTACGATAAATGAGTCCAATAAACTCTGAATTCATCAAAACCTCTACTGAATCAGATTGGTTTGCCCGTAATTGCACAGAAATACCAGAACCAAACATCTTCTTAAGATATGCACTTATTTTTTTGATTTCATCAGGACTCATCTTCACCTCCATCTCAATTGTTTTCTTTAAAAATATCAAAATAATACATATAGCACTGAGTTCAATTAAGCGAGGTATTTAAAAAATGAACGATTGCCATAATGCCAGAAAATATTTTATCTAAAATTATATCATTAGTTCTAATTTTACAAAATATAAAATCTAAAAAAATATCTACCAAATAACAATATATTCAGAAATTTAAAAAAGCACGTTTTATTTTATAACATTTAAAGAAAAAACCTTTGAAAAAACAACACAGTATTCTTAAATTTATCGATGTTTCATCCTTGTGTAAAATTCCATAACCCCCTGCTTAAACTGCATATCCCCAACCGCAAGCATATGATCTCTATTGCGAATATTTAAATATTGACTTCCAACTATACATGACATCAATTCTTGCGGAGAACCGGCTATATCATCTTGAGAACCAACCGCAATCAACACTGGAACATCAATGCGACTTAAATCATCCCGATGAAAAAGTTTTCTCGTCATAGAAAGACACGAAGAAAGCGCTTTTAGATCATTTCCCGGAACAATTTCAGCAAATTTTCTGAATTTTTTCCCTAAGGGACATTGTACATCATTAATGGAGGGAACCAAAAAGGAATCAATAATAGGATTCCAATCAATAACCTCTAAATCATACAAACCACTCCCTACCCCACCTAAAACAACAGACCGCGCATATGTTGGATAAAACAATGCTGTAGAGCACGCTATGCGCGCACCCATAGAATACCCAATAATATGTGCCTTACTAATACCGAGATGATCCAAAAGAGATACTGCATCAGCTGCCATAAAAATAAGACGATAATCAACACAACTATATGGTTTGTCACTTTTCCCATGACCAAGATTATCAAGAGCAATCACTCGAAATCCCTGATCACATAAGAATTGCACCCAACCTGAAGACAACCAATTAATTTGATATGAAGAAGTAAATCCATGAATCAACAAGATAGCAGGAGCACTTTTATCCCCCACATCATAAAACGCCAATTGAAAGCCCCTCCAAGAACGGAAGAATTTAACCTTATTCATCACAATAATCTCTCAAAAATTTTTCTTGCACATATCTTCACTATCATACTTTATCTTTAAAGTCGCCAATGTTAGAATGTAGTATCCTATTCAGCTTAATATTCACAATATCTTGCTTCCAAATCATGTAAAAAGTAAGGAGAAATATATGGCTAACCATCGTATTCTTCATTTTCAAAACGATAAAGGACATAGTAGCATTAAAATCGGCGTTAAAGAATTTATGTGTGCGGGAGCCTCTCCCCCTTTAGATCACCCCCATGTTTTTATCAATATGGGAAGCGATAATAAAAAATACTGTCCTTATTGTTCAACTCTTTATCATTTTGACGCTTCACTTGATTCAGAAGAAACACTACCCTCTGGATGTTTTCTACCTCTCTAAAACAAACATGTTACCTGCCCAAAAGGACATCACTGCCTTGAACACCCTTCCATCTGTGGCAATAGTCGGAGCAGGAATATCTGGATTAACCCTTGCTCTTTCTCTCTGTAATCACGGGATACAATCTCATATCCTTGAAAAAAAAGATCAATTATCTGGGCAAGGATTTGGGATACAAATCTCACCTAATGCCTCACGCATACTTAAAAAAATTGGCGTTCTCAATCAACTGGAAGATCTTTGGATTGAGCCAAAAGACTTTGTTTTTCATTCTGGATCTACCCTCACAGAATTACGACGCATTCCGTGTGGATATCATGCACGTAATAATTGGGGAGGGGCATATGGAGTTTTAAAACGAGACACGTTGCAAAAAATACTTTTGTCTAATCTACAGGAACAACCTTTAGCAAAATTACATCTCTCAACTCACATTACTCAGCCTGATTTTGCTACAATTTCCCAGACGACCAGTCAAAAACCCGATCTATTAGTAGGCGCTGATGGGCTTCATTCGAGTATACGTCAATATGTAGACAAACAACCAGCAACATTTTCAGGAAATATCGTCTTACGATGTATTATCCCTCAAAATGATGTACCTGAATTTATTGACCCTCAATCAGTAAATCTATTCTTTGGCCCTAATTCCCATTTAGTCGCCTATCCTCTACGAGAAGATAATACAATCAATATAGTCATAACCAGTGACAAACACCTTTTGAAAAACATCCCTTTCTTACAAAAAGGTCACAGTAGTTATCATAACTCGCATAAAAAATGGTTTTTAAAACATTTAGCTGGTTGGCACCGAGAAATAAGAGAACTCATTGAGCGAACAAATAAAACTT includes:
- a CDS encoding DUF3126 family protein, which encodes MSPDEIKKISAYLKKMFGSGISVQLRANQSDSVEVLMNSEFIGLIYRNNDEGEISYHFAMSILEEDL
- a CDS encoding zinc-finger domain-containing protein, translated to MANHRILHFQNDKGHSSIKIGVKEFMCAGASPPLDHPHVFINMGSDNKKYCPYCSTLYHFDASLDSEETLPSGCFLPL
- a CDS encoding FAD-dependent monooxygenase; translated protein: MIQKKHYPLDVFYLSKTNMLPAQKDITALNTLPSVAIVGAGISGLTLALSLCNHGIQSHILEKKDQLSGQGFGIQISPNASRILKKIGVLNQLEDLWIEPKDFVFHSGSTLTELRRIPCGYHARNNWGGAYGVLKRDTLQKILLSNLQEQPLAKLHLSTHITQPDFATISQTTSQKPDLLVGADGLHSSIRQYVDKQPATFSGNIVLRCIIPQNDVPEFIDPQSVNLFFGPNSHLVAYPLREDNTINIVITSDKHLLKNIPFLQKGHSSYHNSHKKWFLKHLAGWHREIRELIERTNKTYIYPLFECKCTRWHNHQDTVLIGDAAHTLLPFAAQGANLAIEDAYILSKLLSEKKISEAISTYQYIRTTRINMIRARTKLNQKLFHMRNVASICRDIGLRLGHSKLLYKNLDWIYKYEVPETI
- a CDS encoding alpha/beta fold hydrolase — its product is MNKVKFFRSWRGFQLAFYDVGDKSAPAILLIHGFTSSYQINWLSSGWVQFLCDQGFRVIALDNLGHGKSDKPYSCVDYRLIFMAADAVSLLDHLGISKAHIIGYSMGARIACSTALFYPTYARSVVLGGVGSGLYDLEVIDWNPIIDSFLVPSINDVQCPLGKKFRKFAEIVPGNDLKALSSCLSMTRKLFHRDDLSRIDVPVLIAVGSQDDIAGSPQELMSCIVGSQYLNIRNRDHMLAVGDMQFKQGVMEFYTRMKHR
- the clpS gene encoding ATP-dependent Clp protease adapter ClpS: MVAISFVFMAKNHMNEKGVARTDSCINTKEEISSKVRAPRLYRVLLVNDDYTPMEFVIHVLQKFFHKDHESSKSIMLKIHHQGIGECGVYAYEIAEMKVNQVMNYSRQNQHPLQCIMEHK